The following coding sequences are from one Desulfosporosinus orientis DSM 765 window:
- a CDS encoding LCP family protein, producing the protein MVGDVKLNGVGNVRRAIRLILMAAALTIIAAGGFVGYKVFYESGQIVLPDDHITDLTDKGIKNRVSVLLIGADQRPEQTKFSTDTIILASVDPETRRASFLSIPRDTRVELAGHGYLKINEIVALTDLSTLQSTVEELTGVGIAGYVQTNFQGFKKIIDTLGGITVNVEKNMYYETGDDEDGYINLRKGEQHLDGTKALQYARFRHDALADISRTARQQVVLKAVAKEMFQLSTIPKLPFLIPQLMDAVNTNLSMKDILALAKVAVKFDSSNVISQTLPGSFLDLDGVSYWKVDPKEAKEVVQNLFQGQTTDKVINQEPVDLLKPVIPTPSKPLPQVPGNSQDPNGQKSPGYQVFQEEVEKTLSP; encoded by the coding sequence ATGGTAGGAGATGTTAAACTTAATGGAGTTGGTAATGTGCGTCGTGCGATAAGGTTGATCCTGATGGCGGCTGCCTTAACAATCATCGCCGCAGGCGGATTTGTAGGGTATAAGGTCTTTTATGAGTCGGGACAAATAGTGCTGCCGGATGACCATATAACGGATTTAACCGATAAGGGGATTAAAAACAGAGTCAGTGTCTTGCTAATCGGAGCAGACCAACGCCCTGAACAAACCAAATTCAGTACAGATACCATTATTTTGGCAAGCGTTGATCCGGAAACCCGGCGAGCCAGCTTTCTTTCCATACCTCGGGATACAAGAGTAGAGCTTGCAGGTCATGGTTATTTGAAAATTAATGAGATTGTTGCCTTGACAGATTTGTCTACCCTGCAAAGTACGGTTGAGGAGTTAACAGGAGTTGGCATCGCCGGTTATGTTCAGACGAACTTTCAAGGATTTAAGAAAATTATTGATACATTAGGCGGGATTACCGTCAATGTTGAGAAAAATATGTACTATGAGACAGGTGATGATGAGGACGGGTATATCAATCTGCGGAAAGGCGAGCAACATCTGGATGGTACAAAGGCTTTACAGTATGCTCGATTTCGACACGATGCTTTAGCGGATATTTCCAGAACTGCAAGGCAGCAGGTCGTGCTGAAAGCAGTTGCTAAGGAAATGTTTCAGCTTAGCACAATTCCCAAACTGCCTTTTCTCATTCCTCAGTTAATGGATGCTGTCAACACCAATTTATCTATGAAAGATATACTGGCACTGGCTAAAGTAGCAGTTAAATTTGATAGTTCAAATGTGATATCTCAGACTCTTCCAGGATCCTTTCTGGATTTGGATGGAGTAAGCTATTGGAAGGTAGATCCCAAGGAAGCCAAGGAAGTAGTACAGAACTTATTCCAAGGACAGACGACGGACAAAGTAATCAACCAGGAACCCGTGGATTTGTTAAAACCGGTTATCCCTACCCCCAGTAAGCCTCTGCCACAGGTGCCGGGCAACAGCCAAGATCCTAACGGACAAAAATCTCCGGGATATCAGGTTTTTCAGGAAGAAGTTGAGAAAACTTTATCACCCTAA
- the bshC gene encoding bacillithiol biosynthesis cysteine-adding enzyme BshC yields MSDLMKTIATCFEQVAFFFPSGDPKNQESFQHRANYLDLREYSREILADTLKAYHEDLGANSETFQFIEELRHKETLVVITGQQAGFFTGPLYTLYKAITTIRLAKEQREKLGRPVVPVFWIAGEDHDWQEIRETYFLNSEGKPISCQIPGDGGGESVGYQKVPAWETIEDQFKEIPESEFRSSVLKECRQITERAENLTQWFALTLQYLVSQWGLIFFDPMIPEFKRLAMPMYEQILKMHVAVRKALAVRTEKWVELGFTQQIHPTGGEVNLFLAIPERRAILYDNDYFNLRGQKERWDLDTLNQMLKQRPEQFSPNVVTRPIIQEYLFPTLAYVPGPGELNYWAQLGEVFTVFNFVMPILYPRLSAVVLIPSWRKSLLKQELSIEDVFEGLEEHKSRCVRERDSHDIDEHFERLYRKIREGYAELAPLEDIHGNVRDWLVKNEAKVSFQINYLKGKIWQAQRKRCSEVLRRLQELEDGITPLHSRQERILNPLTFVCQYGSSFVDNIAELPIDKFEEHKVLL; encoded by the coding sequence ATGAGCGATTTAATGAAAACCATTGCTACTTGTTTTGAACAAGTAGCTTTCTTTTTTCCAAGCGGAGATCCCAAAAATCAAGAGAGTTTTCAGCACCGCGCAAATTATTTAGATTTAAGGGAGTATTCAAGAGAGATTTTAGCGGATACCTTGAAGGCTTATCACGAAGATTTAGGGGCTAATTCCGAAACCTTTCAGTTTATTGAGGAGCTAAGGCACAAAGAGACTCTCGTTGTCATTACCGGTCAGCAAGCCGGATTCTTTACCGGGCCATTATATACCTTATATAAAGCCATAACCACAATCCGATTAGCCAAAGAGCAACGAGAAAAGCTGGGCCGTCCAGTTGTGCCTGTATTTTGGATTGCCGGTGAAGATCATGATTGGCAGGAAATTCGTGAGACCTATTTTTTGAATTCTGAGGGAAAACCTATTTCCTGTCAAATACCGGGAGATGGAGGCGGAGAATCTGTCGGTTATCAAAAGGTTCCAGCCTGGGAGACTATTGAAGACCAATTCAAGGAAATACCGGAGAGTGAATTTCGTTCATCGGTTTTAAAGGAGTGCCGTCAAATAACTGAAAGAGCAGAAAACCTTACTCAGTGGTTTGCTCTCACGCTGCAGTACCTTGTCAGCCAATGGGGTTTGATTTTTTTTGATCCTATGATCCCGGAATTTAAGCGTTTAGCAATGCCTATGTATGAACAGATTTTAAAAATGCATGTGGCTGTGCGAAAAGCTTTGGCTGTTCGCACAGAAAAATGGGTTGAGCTTGGCTTCACTCAACAGATACACCCCACAGGCGGTGAAGTAAATCTCTTTTTAGCGATACCTGAACGACGCGCTATTTTATATGATAATGATTACTTTAATTTGCGCGGACAAAAAGAACGATGGGATTTAGATACCCTCAATCAAATGCTGAAGCAAAGGCCGGAACAGTTTTCTCCCAATGTGGTAACCCGGCCTATCATCCAGGAATATCTATTTCCGACCTTAGCCTATGTTCCGGGGCCAGGAGAATTAAATTATTGGGCCCAGCTCGGAGAAGTTTTCACAGTGTTTAATTTTGTTATGCCAATTCTTTATCCACGCTTATCGGCAGTAGTATTAATCCCGTCATGGCGGAAATCCTTACTAAAACAAGAATTGAGTATTGAGGATGTCTTTGAGGGCTTAGAAGAACACAAAAGCCGATGTGTGCGGGAACGGGATAGTCATGATATTGACGAACATTTTGAGAGGCTATATCGTAAAATCAGAGAAGGTTATGCAGAATTGGCGCCCCTGGAAGATATCCATGGGAATGTTCGTGATTGGTTAGTTAAAAATGAAGCTAAAGTAAGTTTTCAAATCAACTACTTAAAAGGAAAAATATGGCAAGCACAACGCAAGCGCTGCAGTGAGGTACTAAGACGTCTGCAAGAGCTTGAAGACGGAATTACTCCCCTTCATTCACGTCAGGAAAGGATTTTAAATCCGCTTACTTTTGTTTGTCAATATGGCAGCAGTTTTGTAGACAACATTGCAGAACTACCTATTGACAAATTTGAAGAACATAAAGTTCTTTTATAG
- a CDS encoding flagellar hook protein FlgE: MMRSLYSAISGLKNHQVKMDVIGNNIANVNTAGFKRSRVSFATQLSQTLKGASAPTGSQGGTNATQVGLGVRIGSIDQIMTQGSSQSTGKATDMMLQGSGFFVLNNNGQQVYTRAGGFGQDELGNLIDPASGAKVQGYSWGADDTTPVVWGAASDIRFKLGDVLATDSFYPIPEATASPLTINTALSANYMYSSSSLVGAQDLSIDGMTRVNGTPSSGQFSFDPIHGLITFASDCNPVATPLDVHFVAPSDTTGTSNSPAIVDAASTGTVIVAYPPKPGTIVYNNGTIPYSYTDSDTPGDGQYTVKALSGGNYQITFGANDVGIPAYTDSSGGTVAAVSPAATVATTSISYDFTNKAHTLEDFSIDQNGVITGIYSNGEDSVTHKIAQIAVATFANDAGLQNVGGNFYTTTNNSGLASIGAAGEDGRASIISNNLEMSNVDLSTEFTDMIVTQRGFQANSRVITVSDTMLEELINLKR, from the coding sequence ATGATGCGTTCGTTATACTCCGCAATATCGGGGTTGAAAAATCACCAGGTAAAAATGGATGTCATAGGCAACAATATTGCTAATGTTAATACTGCTGGTTTTAAGAGAAGTCGGGTATCCTTTGCAACTCAGCTAAGCCAAACGTTGAAAGGAGCTTCAGCCCCTACCGGGTCTCAAGGGGGAACGAATGCAACTCAAGTAGGTCTCGGTGTCAGGATCGGTTCAATTGATCAGATTATGACTCAAGGAAGCTCCCAATCCACTGGGAAAGCAACAGACATGATGCTGCAAGGTTCGGGTTTTTTTGTGTTAAACAATAACGGACAGCAAGTTTACACTCGCGCCGGAGGATTTGGTCAGGATGAATTAGGTAATCTGATAGATCCTGCATCAGGAGCAAAGGTTCAAGGCTATAGTTGGGGTGCAGATGATACAACTCCTGTCGTCTGGGGAGCAGCCTCAGATATTAGGTTTAAGTTAGGGGATGTATTGGCAACGGATAGTTTTTATCCGATTCCTGAGGCTACGGCCTCACCTTTAACAATTAATACTGCCCTCTCGGCAAATTACATGTATTCAAGTAGTAGTTTAGTAGGGGCTCAAGATTTGTCGATTGATGGGATGACTAGAGTGAATGGTACTCCGTCATCAGGGCAATTCTCTTTTGACCCGATTCATGGGTTGATAACTTTTGCCTCTGATTGTAACCCAGTGGCTACTCCATTAGATGTTCATTTTGTGGCTCCTTCAGATACTACAGGTACTAGTAATAGTCCTGCCATAGTCGATGCTGCCAGTACAGGTACGGTTATTGTGGCCTACCCTCCCAAGCCAGGAACAATAGTATATAATAATGGAACTATACCTTATTCGTATACCGATTCAGATACTCCGGGCGATGGTCAATATACAGTCAAGGCATTAAGTGGAGGTAATTATCAGATTACTTTTGGAGCAAATGACGTTGGGATTCCAGCTTACACTGATAGCTCGGGTGGTACTGTAGCTGCAGTAAGTCCTGCGGCTACAGTCGCAACAACATCAATAAGTTACGATTTTACAAATAAGGCCCATACCCTTGAAGACTTCAGTATTGATCAAAACGGTGTAATTACCGGTATTTATAGTAATGGGGAAGACTCTGTCACTCACAAAATCGCCCAAATTGCAGTGGCCACCTTTGCCAATGATGCGGGGCTTCAAAATGTGGGCGGCAATTTCTATACAACGACTAATAACTCCGGATTGGCGAGTATTGGCGCTGCTGGTGAAGATGGCCGTGCCAGTATTATTTCCAATAACTTAGAGATGTCTAATGTCGACCTTTCCACTGAGTTTACGGATATGATTGTGACTCAACGCGGATTTCAGGCAAATTCCCGGGTGATCACTGTTTCGGATACTATGCTGGAAGAACTTATTAATCTTAAACGCTAA
- the selA gene encoding L-seryl-tRNA(Sec) selenium transferase, translated as MQQEIHRRLRALPAVHEVISRLEDDKEFGPFMTNERSLPRVTRCVRQVLQNARETINETITNSFEEFEASLWSTLRKEILEKLKTVETSLQRVINATGVVLHTNCGRALLAPEVARFVAEHAERYSNLELNIKSGERGSRYVHVEELLCRLTGAEAAMVVNNNAAAVLLMMNTFAQGKEVIVSRGELVEVGGSFRIPEVLKAGGAKLVEVGATNKTWLKDYEEAIGPETAMLLKVHSSNYRIEGFTHTVSGAELVELGDRWGVPVMEDLGSGSFFDGASLGFPPEPTIKQAVRFGLSLVSFSGDKLLGGPQAGIIVGKKVFIEKLRANQLTRALRIDKLTLAALEGTLRLYDNEAVEEIPVWRMLSVSLETLQNYAAKLVEALKPNKRITAELKKDFSQVGGGAWPTVKLPTWVCAVKPKNGNVVELENFLRSGPVAIITRIHKDWIFMDVRTLLGGDIEDIVQRLEEWN; from the coding sequence GTGCAACAAGAGATACACAGGCGGTTAAGGGCGCTTCCTGCTGTTCATGAAGTGATTTCACGGTTGGAAGATGACAAAGAATTCGGTCCGTTTATGACGAATGAGAGGTCCTTGCCTCGCGTAACCCGGTGCGTTCGACAGGTTTTACAAAATGCAAGAGAAACCATCAATGAAACAATCACTAATTCTTTTGAAGAGTTTGAAGCCTCCCTTTGGAGCACTCTCCGTAAGGAGATTTTAGAAAAGCTGAAGACTGTGGAAACTAGTCTGCAGCGTGTCATCAATGCCACCGGAGTCGTATTACATACTAATTGTGGAAGGGCACTGTTAGCCCCTGAAGTTGCGCGTTTTGTTGCGGAACATGCGGAAAGGTACAGCAATCTAGAGCTAAATATTAAATCGGGGGAACGAGGTTCCCGCTATGTTCATGTGGAAGAGCTCCTATGTCGTTTGACAGGTGCAGAAGCTGCCATGGTCGTCAATAATAATGCAGCCGCAGTTCTACTGATGATGAATACCTTTGCTCAAGGAAAAGAAGTGATTGTATCACGTGGAGAGCTGGTAGAAGTAGGGGGATCATTTCGCATACCCGAGGTACTAAAAGCCGGAGGAGCTAAACTGGTGGAAGTCGGGGCTACCAATAAAACTTGGCTTAAAGACTATGAAGAGGCTATCGGACCGGAAACAGCAATGTTATTAAAAGTACACTCCAGTAATTACCGGATTGAAGGCTTTACCCATACTGTTTCGGGAGCAGAGTTAGTTGAGCTTGGGGATCGGTGGGGGGTGCCTGTTATGGAAGATTTGGGAAGCGGGAGTTTTTTTGACGGAGCAAGCTTGGGCTTCCCTCCTGAGCCGACGATTAAACAGGCTGTTAGATTCGGGTTGTCTCTGGTATCATTTAGTGGGGATAAGCTCCTTGGCGGTCCTCAGGCCGGTATTATCGTCGGGAAAAAGGTTTTCATCGAAAAGTTAAGGGCTAATCAATTAACTCGTGCGTTGAGAATTGATAAGCTGACCCTCGCGGCTTTGGAAGGAACCCTTCGCCTATACGATAATGAGGCAGTTGAAGAAATTCCTGTTTGGAGGATGCTGTCTGTTTCTCTGGAAACACTCCAAAATTATGCCGCAAAGCTTGTAGAGGCCCTTAAGCCGAATAAGAGAATTACTGCTGAGTTGAAAAAGGATTTCTCACAGGTAGGGGGCGGAGCTTGGCCAACTGTTAAGCTTCCGACTTGGGTGTGCGCCGTTAAACCCAAAAACGGTAACGTCGTTGAATTGGAGAATTTTTTGCGCAGCGGTCCCGTTGCCATTATAACAAGGATTCATAAGGATTGGATATTCATGGATGTGCGTACTTTATTGGGGGGTGACATTGAAGATATCGTCCAAAGGTTAGAGGAATGGAATTAA
- a CDS encoding lytic transglycosylase domain-containing protein, translating to MNIAQVLLLFQLQNINNSWQTAQGNDSVLAGSNKRDDSSSLLFAALLKAALAGGSASQGLDGLWQSMAGSETANNYIGTEAWKAKSIGAGSLDQIIYSMSQKYGVDPNLIQQVVKAESGFNTKATSSVGAMGLMQLMPGTAATYGVKNPYDPIENLDGGTHFLKDLLDRFQGNIPLSLAAYNAGPGAVDKYNGVPPYKETQAYVQKIMSGLNQNDWKA from the coding sequence GTGAACATAGCTCAAGTACTTCTCCTGTTTCAACTTCAAAATATTAATAATTCATGGCAGACCGCTCAAGGAAATGATTCTGTTCTGGCCGGTTCTAATAAAAGAGATGACTCCAGCTCGCTTCTGTTTGCGGCTTTGCTCAAGGCTGCTCTGGCAGGAGGCAGTGCATCCCAAGGATTGGATGGACTTTGGCAGAGTATGGCCGGGTCAGAAACGGCGAATAATTATATTGGAACGGAAGCTTGGAAGGCTAAAAGTATTGGAGCGGGTTCTTTAGACCAGATTATCTATTCAATGTCTCAAAAATATGGAGTTGACCCCAACCTGATTCAACAGGTTGTCAAAGCAGAGTCAGGGTTCAATACCAAGGCAACCTCTTCTGTCGGGGCTATGGGTTTGATGCAATTGATGCCGGGCACGGCTGCAACCTATGGGGTAAAGAATCCTTATGACCCGATTGAAAATTTAGATGGCGGAACACATTTTCTTAAGGACCTGCTGGATCGATTTCAGGGGAATATTCCACTGAGTCTGGCAGCTTATAACGCCGGCCCGGGTGCAGTAGACAAATATAACGGGGTACCGCCATATAAGGAGACTCAGGCATATGTTCAAAAGATTATGTCAGGGTTAAACCAAAATGATTGGAAGGCCTAA
- a CDS encoding adaptor protein MecA has translation MRVQKVNEHTIRIFISLTELTDRDITMADLFQRSAKTEQLFWELIAQAREEVEFNLDQPFWIQATVATNDEFVITIMKQEEQGEGSVKEKTGRKSSKGRITELVYVFADFEDVVSAVGRLPEFAQLRSSLYEFENEYYLVLSRMGTSRKRFLAEAILDEYGEIVGTTGVFLSEHGKEIIPEKAVQTLNAAFNKST, from the coding sequence ATGCGTGTTCAAAAAGTTAATGAGCATACTATCCGCATCTTTATCTCTTTGACAGAATTGACAGATAGGGATATTACAATGGCTGATCTTTTTCAGCGATCGGCCAAAACGGAACAATTGTTTTGGGAACTCATAGCGCAGGCAAGAGAAGAGGTTGAATTTAATTTAGATCAGCCATTCTGGATTCAGGCAACTGTAGCTACTAATGATGAGTTTGTAATTACCATTATGAAACAGGAAGAACAGGGTGAAGGTTCAGTAAAAGAGAAAACAGGGCGGAAGAGTTCGAAAGGCCGAATAACAGAATTAGTTTATGTATTTGCGGATTTTGAAGATGTTGTTTCAGCTGTTGGACGCTTGCCGGAGTTTGCTCAGCTTCGTTCTAGCCTTTATGAGTTCGAAAACGAATACTATCTCGTACTCAGCCGCATGGGAACTAGTAGGAAAAGGTTCTTGGCTGAGGCCATTCTGGATGAATATGGAGAGATTGTTGGTACTACAGGAGTTTTCCTTTCCGAACATGGAAAAGAAATTATTCCGGAAAAAGCTGTTCAAACCCTTAATGCTGCTTTCAATAAATCAACTTAA
- a CDS encoding flagellar hook-basal body protein: MRLIGTAASGLRAQQLEMDTIGDNLANADTPGFKANQMVFAEALATEVRSGRISEENANTVDTLDVGAGVLYSGINTNLQQGVLKETDRSLDLGINGDGYFQVMTPEGELAYTRAGALQIDGSGQLADMQGNIVQTNGLIPAGATDVAIAENGDITGVSNGESMVFGQLVLAGFQNPQGLQRTENNLFVPTANSGEAQVGQPGSATAGNLVLGTIRSKSLEMSNVDMATSMTDLIQAQRAYQVNARLVQDGDQMWGIANALRR, from the coding sequence ATGCGCTTAATAGGAACAGCTGCCTCGGGACTCCGGGCTCAGCAGCTAGAAATGGACACTATTGGAGACAATTTAGCCAATGCCGATACGCCGGGCTTTAAGGCCAATCAGATGGTTTTCGCTGAAGCATTGGCGACAGAGGTGCGTTCCGGAAGAATCAGTGAGGAAAATGCAAATACTGTAGATACTCTAGACGTTGGGGCTGGGGTACTGTACAGTGGTATTAATACAAATCTTCAACAAGGAGTTCTGAAGGAGACGGATCGTTCCTTAGATTTGGGGATTAATGGAGATGGCTATTTTCAAGTTATGACACCCGAGGGGGAACTGGCCTATACCCGGGCCGGGGCTTTACAAATTGATGGATCAGGGCAGCTGGCGGATATGCAGGGGAATATTGTTCAAACCAATGGGTTGATTCCCGCGGGAGCAACAGACGTAGCTATTGCTGAGAATGGTGATATTACCGGGGTCAGCAATGGGGAAAGCATGGTCTTCGGACAGCTTGTTCTGGCAGGATTTCAAAATCCTCAAGGTCTGCAGAGAACTGAGAACAATCTCTTTGTGCCAACAGCTAATTCAGGAGAAGCGCAGGTGGGACAACCAGGCAGCGCCACCGCTGGTAATTTAGTGTTGGGGACCATTCGCAGTAAATCATTAGAGATGTCAAATGTGGATATGGCCACCTCCATGACGGACCTCATTCAGGCCCAAAGGGCTTATCAGGTGAATGCCAGGCTGGTTCAGGACGGAGACCAAATGTGGGGAATTGCTAACGCTTTAAGGAGGTAG
- a CDS encoding flagellar hook-basal body protein, whose protein sequence is MIRGLYSSATGLLAAQTQSEVIGDNVVNLKTSGYKEESTSNISFPSMLVKRLGGNRPSEVAEMGEMGRGVGVDRLSISTIQGSLETTDIKTDLALTTPGYFVVQTPDGERYTRNGHFQLDSEGMLRTTDGYDLQGENGPIGPLSSEFSVSADGTIMDQGNRVDRLRIVEVPVDSLQREGQSLYSTTEAVQESAGAQVQQGAVEASNVDLSGQMVKMMTVMKAYEANQKVIQTQDELLGKAVNEVGKI, encoded by the coding sequence ATGATACGAGGATTATATTCTTCAGCGACAGGCTTGTTAGCAGCTCAAACTCAAAGTGAGGTCATTGGCGATAACGTCGTCAATTTAAAAACCTCTGGTTATAAAGAAGAATCAACCAGTAATATTTCTTTTCCTTCCATGCTTGTTAAGCGTCTGGGAGGAAACCGGCCCTCTGAAGTTGCAGAGATGGGAGAGATGGGGAGAGGTGTGGGAGTCGACCGTCTTTCTATATCAACTATTCAAGGATCTCTGGAAACCACAGATATTAAGACGGATTTGGCATTAACGACGCCGGGATATTTTGTTGTTCAGACTCCGGATGGAGAGCGATATACCCGCAATGGACACTTCCAGCTGGATTCTGAGGGGATGCTGAGAACGACAGATGGTTATGACCTTCAAGGTGAAAATGGTCCCATTGGTCCGCTGAGTTCGGAATTCAGCGTCAGCGCTGACGGCACCATCATGGATCAGGGAAATAGAGTTGACCGCCTGCGCATTGTGGAGGTTCCTGTGGATTCGCTGCAGCGTGAAGGTCAATCCTTATACAGTACTACTGAAGCGGTTCAAGAATCGGCGGGTGCCCAAGTTCAGCAGGGAGCAGTTGAAGCATCCAATGTTGATCTTTCCGGACAAATGGTCAAAATGATGACAGTCATGAAAGCCTATGAGGCCAACCAGAAAGTGATTCAGACCCAGGACGAACTATTAGGAAAGGCCGTTAATGAGGTCGGGAAAATTTAG
- a CDS encoding flagellar hook capping FlgD N-terminal domain-containing protein — MSTTIDGTSKTTSTTSTSGSQSIVTNDTLGKDDFLKLLVTQMQNQDPLNPTDNKDSIAQLAQFSSLEQMNNIASSMNTLSSSMTFFSQQSALTQGSAMIGKYVSGVDLDGTTAIEGTVESVKWLDGDPKFQICTADGSLVDLEMGLITLVKNNTDSTDGTDSTDSTDSTTPATDKATESSADTSAPEDESVAEPELETV; from the coding sequence ATGAGTACAACTATCGATGGGACTTCTAAAACGACTTCAACCACTAGTACGAGCGGAAGTCAATCAATTGTTACAAATGATACACTGGGAAAAGACGATTTTCTGAAATTGCTTGTTACCCAGATGCAAAACCAAGATCCCTTAAACCCCACGGATAACAAGGACTCTATCGCCCAATTGGCTCAGTTCAGCTCCTTAGAACAAATGAACAATATTGCTTCATCGATGAATACTCTGAGCAGTAGTATGACCTTCTTTTCCCAACAGTCGGCTCTTACACAAGGATCTGCAATGATCGGGAAATACGTCAGCGGTGTAGATCTGGATGGTACAACTGCGATAGAAGGGACCGTTGAATCAGTAAAATGGCTCGATGGCGACCCGAAGTTCCAAATTTGCACGGCTGACGGTTCTTTAGTCGATTTAGAAATGGGTCTTATTACATTGGTTAAGAACAATACGGACAGCACGGACGGTACGGATAGTACGGATAGTACGGATAGTACGACGCCAGCCACTGATAAGGCTACAGAGTCCAGCGCAGACACATCTGCACCAGAGGATGAAAGTGTTGCGGAACCGGAATTGGAAACTGTTTAA
- the flgB gene encoding flagellar basal body rod protein FlgB, whose protein sequence is MSGWLDGPVMSILQKGLTASSMRNQVLSNNVANIDTPNFKRSDVDFQTIFDQALGRKSEILPLKLTSPRHIPGIQEGSQSGIVTDRSTTIRNDGNNVDVDREMAFVAENGLYYNSLTTALSSQLGLLKMVVK, encoded by the coding sequence ATGTCAGGTTGGCTGGATGGGCCGGTTATGAGTATTTTGCAGAAAGGCCTTACTGCTTCGAGTATGAGGAATCAGGTCTTGTCAAATAACGTAGCCAATATTGATACGCCGAATTTTAAACGCTCGGATGTTGATTTCCAGACGATTTTTGATCAGGCGCTAGGCAGAAAGAGCGAAATTCTGCCATTGAAACTGACGTCTCCCAGGCATATTCCTGGTATTCAAGAAGGCAGCCAATCAGGGATTGTGACAGATAGGTCAACCACCATTCGCAATGATGGCAATAATGTGGATGTTGACCGAGAGATGGCTTTTGTTGCTGAAAACGGTTTGTACTATAATTCTCTTACCACTGCCTTATCTTCACAGCTGGGTTTGCTCAAAATGGTTGTAAAATGA